The DNA region GGAGCAACCCGATCAAGGTCGGTTTCAACTTCGAGCTTTCCGGGGACGTCGCCACCTTCGGCCAGCACACCTGGAACGGCGCCCAGATGGCGCTCGACGAGATCAACGCCAAGGGCGGCGTCCTCGGCCGGAAGCTGGAGCCCGACAAGCTCGACAACAAGGGCGACAACGCCGAGTCCACCAACGTGACCACCCGCCTGGTCAGCGACGGGGTGGTGGCCATCATCGGGCCCGCCACGACGGGCGACTCGCTGGGTGCCATCCCGGTGATCACCTCGGCCAAGATCCCGCTCATCCCCACCTCCGCCACCGCCGTCCCCGTCACCGTGGACGAGAACGGGAAGGTGCGCGACTGGGTCTTCCGCGTCTGCTTCATCGACCCGGTCCAGGGCGTGGTGGGCGCCGACTTCGCCTACGACCAGCTGAACGCGCGCAAGGCGGTCATCCTGGAGGACAGCACCAACGACTACTCGAAGGGACTGGCCGCGGCCTTCAAGCAGGAGTTCGTCAAGAAGGGCGGGCAGGTCCTGGCCGAGCGGGGGTTCGCCAAAGGCGACCAGGATTTCCGCTCCGTCCTCTCTTCGTTCAAGGCGCTCCAGCCGGACCTGATCTACGTGCCCGCCTACTATGACAAGGTCGGCATCATCGTCCGCCAGGCGCGCGACATGGGCATCACCGTGCCCATGATGGGAGGCGACGGGTGGGATTCCCCGGACCTGGTCAAGCTGGCGGGGGCGGCGGCCCTGAACAACACCTTCTTCACCAACCACTACTCCTCGGGGGATCCGGACCCCAAGGTCCAGGACTTCGTCAAGGCGTACAAGGCCAGGTACGGCGACGGGCCCGACGGCTTCGCCGCCCTCGGCTACGACGCGGTCTACCTGCTGGCCGACGCC from Bacillota bacterium includes:
- a CDS encoding ABC transporter substrate-binding protein translates to MHFTGRLHRLWRGALLSLAVLGLLASAGCGGSGGSGGTAQTGAQGSNPIKVGFNFELSGDVATFGQHTWNGAQMALDEINAKGGVLGRKLEPDKLDNKGDNAESTNVTTRLVSDGVVAIIGPATTGDSLGAIPVITSAKIPLIPTSATAVPVTVDENGKVRDWVFRVCFIDPVQGVVGADFAYDQLNARKAVILEDSTNDYSKGLAAAFKQEFVKKGGQVLAERGFAKGDQDFRSVLSSFKALQPDLIYVPAYYDKVGIIVRQARDMGITVPMMGGDGWDSPDLVKLAGAAALNNTFFTNHYSSGDPDPKVQDFVKAYKARYGDGPDGFAALGYDAVYLLADAIKRAGSAEPDKIRQALASTKDFQGVTGNISMDAQHNPVKPVIILEMKDGQQVFKARITPQQG